The DNA window GGTGTTTCTGTGTGCGGCCGAAGATGAGGGCCTGCTCAAACAGTCCAAGGGACGCGGCGCGCCGCTGGTCGAGCTCACCTACAATTGGGATGAGGAGAAATACGGCGAAGATCGCTATTTCGGCCACCTCGCCTATGAGGTCGACGATATCTATGCGACCTGCGATCGCCTGATGAAGCTCGGCATCACCATCAATCGCCCGCCACGCGACGGCCAGATGGCGTTCGTGCGCTCGCCGGATCTGCACTCGATCGAGCTGTTGCAGAAGGGCGATGCGAAGCCGCCGGCGGAGCCCTGGACTTCGATGCCCAACACCGGGCACTGGTAAATCCTCTTTACGTTCGTATTGCCGGAACAAGCCGTTCTCTTGCGCGTTCTCCTTCCGACTGAGGGATGCAAGGAGGCGAACATGGGACGAGGAATTCTGCTCTGGCTGCTCGGCGTGCCGATACCGGTGATTATCTTGTTGTGGTTGTTCTTCGGCCGCTGATGATCGCCATCTCGGCGGTTATCGCAAATCAGGCTCCGTCGCGATCCGGCGGGGCCTGATTTTTTAAGAGCACCTTTTTTAATTTTAAGAGCACTGCTTTTTGAGACGATCGCTGTCGAAATTCCGCATGCGACGCGCGCTTTTTCGCTGATATTCCGCTATGACCCGGACAGCGGAATCGAAGGGATGATCAGGAGAAAAATGCGTGCCGGACGATAAGGGACAAATCACGATTTGGGGCCGGGCCAACTCGGTCAATGTTCAGAAAGTGCTGTGGTGCTTGCGCGAGCTCGACCTCGCTTACGAGCGGATCGATGCCGGCATGGCGTTCGGCCGCAATCACGAGCCCGAATACCTCGCGATGAATCCCAACGCTCGCGTGCCGACCCTGGTGGACGGCGATTTCGTGCTCTGGGAATCCAATTCGGTCATGCGGTATCTGGCGCTCGCCTACCGCCAGGACTCGCCAATTTATCCGCAAGCGCCGAAACGGCGCGCCGCCGTCGACCGGTGGCTCGACTGGACGCTCTCCACGGTGCAACCGGTCGATCGTCCGGTGTTCTGGGCGCTGGTACGAACGCCGGCCGAGCAGCGGGACATGGTGGCGATTCAGAAGGACGTCGATGCCGAAGCGGTTGTGTGGCAGGTCGCCGATGCGCAGCTGGCAACGCGACGTTTCATCGAAGGCGATGATTTCACGCTGGCCGATATCGCGATCGGCGCTTACGCCCGCCGCTGGCTTGGCGTGCAAGGCGTCAGCAAACCGGCGCTGCCGCATCTCGAGCGCTGGTTTGCGCAATTGGCCGACCGTCCGGGCTTTCAGCAATTCGTCGCGCCGCCGATGTCGTAGCGTGGCATCGGCTGATGCGTGCAGTTAAAAGCCGCGCCGCTCGAACAGCAGAACGCAGATGATGACGACCAGCGTGATGGCGGTTACCGCCAGCCGCGCGGTCCAGCTCATTCCGCGGCCGATCCACCACAGCATCGCACAGCACATCACGACGGGGACGATGATCTCTGGTCGCAATGGCGTTCGCTCTCCAGCCGTTCAGCGCGGCCCCATGGAGCCGCCGGCTTCGATGCTCACGGCACCCCCGACCTTCACGCAGGTGTCGGTGCCGTCGACTTTCACGAATCCCGGACCGAACGCGGCGCAGGAATTGGCAGCGCCCGCGCCTTTTACCGGGAGCAGTTTGCCCGGGGGGACGGCGTTGTCGGATTTCGCACGACGGGGCGGATCAGCCAAAGCCATCGAGGCGGACAAGGTCGCAACCAGCACGGCGAGGAAGATGGTTCGCATCGCGCCTGTTTATCGCGTGCGACCTGATTTTGCTACTGGACGAACTTGACGCCCAGCGACTTTCCCTGGCGCCAGACCACTTCGCATCTGCGTCCTGTTCTGGCGTCGCGCGAAAATGCCAGCCGCAATTGGCTCGACAGTGCACTGCCATCATCGACCGTGATCTTGGCGCCCGAACTCGACATATCCTGCACCACGCATGGGCGAGCCGCAAAACCGCCATCGAGGGTGATCCAGCCGGACTGGCGCAGCGATTTGCGCGCCTCCCGTTTCCTGTTTGCTGCGGCCATTTTGAGTACTCCTGACCCCCCCCCTTTACCGCCGCCCTACTTTAAAAATCGTTGCAACGGGCATGGAATCATGAGGCTATTTTCGGTATTGGAACGCGCCGATTCATCCCCAAAAGCCGGTTTCCGATGACTTGCGAGGCCGCGCAAAGGCCACTATACGTTTGCCCGGCCGTGGCCAGCGGCCAATGGTCTAGCTCCCTTCGTCTATCGGTTAGGACGCCACCCTTTCACGGTGGAGAGAGCGGTTCGATTCCGCTAGGGAGCGCCAGCGCTCTAAACGGTCATTGATTTTACACAATAAAATCGGTCTCAGTGGTTCACTTTCGAGAACGTCTGTTCCGGTGAACACATCGACGGATTTAGACTTCCGTCTCGGGTGTTCGGCTGGCGTTTTGGCCTCGCCCTCACACATCGGTCGCGCTTGGATACCTGCGGGAATGCGTGTTCTGGGAATCGCGCCGGTTTGCGCTGCAGTGGGCAACCCGTAGCGGCTCGGCATTTCAGCGAAGGCGCGAAGCCGAAGGGCTGATCTTCAACTCCCTGCAGGGAGGCTCCTCGCGCCTACTTCCTCGCAACCTCAGCGGATCGTCCTATCACAATTTCAACCGCAGTGACATTTCTGCTACAGCGCGGACTCATAACAAAGTGCACATCTAAGTTGCAACTTATTGCTGGGGACACTTTTTATGAAAAACCTCTTTCTCGCATCCGTCGCGATCGTAGCGATTTCTACGGCCGCTTCGGCCGCCGATCTTGCGCCCTATACGAAGGCACCGGCACCGATCATCAACCCGGGCGTGAATTGGTCGGGTTTCTATATCGGAGCCATGGGTGGCTACGGCTGGTCCGATCACGTGCGCGCTTCGATTGGCGGCCTGACGGCGACCGGCTCAACCAACGACATCAATGGCGGCTTCGGCGGCGGCACGATCGGTTACAACTGGCAAATGAGCCAATGGGTATTCGGCCTCGAAGCCGATGCCGCAGGCGCCGATATTTCCGACTCCGATACTGCACTCGGAGTCACCCTCACGGAAAAAGTTGACGCTTTTGGCAGCGCTACCGGCCGAATTGGCTACGCGGTAGGGCCGGCGCTGTTCTACGCGAAAGGCGGCTACGCCTGGGCAGACAACAAGATCTCGGCCTCAGCCGTCGGTTTCGGCACCGTCTTTTCCGAAAGCCATTTCCATTCGGGTTGGACCGTTGGCGGCGGCCTGGAATATATGTTTGCGCCCAACTGGTCAGGCAAAGTCGAATACATGTACGCCGACTATAGCAATGAAACCTATCTCGGCGCCTTCGTTCCTGGTGGGATCGGTTTCGGAGCTGCATTCCATACCGTCAAGGCCGGGATCAACTATCACTTTGGCGGCCCGGTCGTGGCTCGGTACTGATCTCTAAATTCAAAGTGCGTCTAAGACTTAGCCCCGGCACCGCACGGGGCTTTTTCTTGAAGAGCGCGGTGGGAACGACCCAAGGACGCGTCCTCTCTAACGCGTATCAGCCTATGGCCGACTCAGCACGAGAGTTCCATTGTAACAAAAATTGAGTGTATAATTCTAAATTGTGACTTGATCTTTATCTCTCATTTCAATCGCACGTTTTCTAGCGAGCCGAATGGGTAAGAAGCGATGACTGATCAACAGTTAGCTCTTCAGGCCGTCCGCGAAGCACAATGCATTTTGGAAGAATATCTTGAGCCGCGCCCCCACGACAATGAGCGCCTCCTCGACAAGTTGGTGGAAGTGCTCGATCGGCCTGATTTGGTCGTCGCCGTAAGTCGATGGCAGCGCCACGGTAGTCCTTAGGTGCTCCAACGATGAAGCGCATTCCATTGATCACTTTTGCCGGTTACCTCGCGACGTCCTTATCAATCGGGGCGCCAACTGCGCACGCGAAACAACGATGCAGTGCCGAGATGCCACCAAATTCTCACGCGTATTGGTCTTGGCGTCTCATCGACGGGCGAAAATGCTGGTACGAAGGAAAACGCATGGTTTCGAAATCATTGTTGGAGTGGCCTGCGCCGGCTTCAAAGCAACCGGATTCCGATACAGAACTTGTCAGCATGCACACAGGCAAACCTGGCAATCCGTTAGATTCACAGGCGTGGGCACCGACTGACGCGGATACTTTCGACGCGCGGTGGCGCGCCAGAGTGGAGCAGCATTAGGCGTTTGGTCATCCCGACCTGCGATTTTGTCGATTCCCCAATCCATTGTCTGGAAAACCGGCTGCATCGGTACTCCCAAAACGGGAAAAAGCCGCTCGAAGGCGGCTGGTGGGCTGTTCGCTATGGGGGCGCTGCGATCAAGAGACAAATAAGTTGATCGCAGTCAGCCCCTAACTTTTGCTTCTTCCTTCTCGTCTGCAAACGCTCCCTTGAAGGGCGCGCGATCTCCGCGTCTCCGTCAGCTCGATCGCCTGGATTGGCGGCCTAGACTAGCGAGTGGGATCGATATGCTGCTGGAAGGAGCCGTCTGCCTTCGGGTTGACAGCGCTGTAAATCGACGCAAACCTTCTTCGTGGACATCGAACTGAAATTTGAAGCGGATATCCACGCGAGCACCAATCGGGTTTTCTCGCTCCTCGCTGACCTGCGCGATTATGATCGCTGGCTTCCGAAATCCTCCGCGTTCCACGGTACGGTTGCGATCTCGGAAGGGCCGATGGCCGTCGGCACGACATATGTAGAGCCCGGGCCTTTCGGCACGAGGCATGGCACGGTCGCTATCATGGATCGCTCGACACGGCTGGCGTTCGAGCAGCCGATGACGTTGAGACCCCGTGCGCTGGGAGTGATCGGCATAAAACTCCTCCACACGCTGACACCTGATGGTTCTTCTGTTCACCTTGTGCGAGAGCTCACGCTCTCACCTCAGGGACCGATAAAGTTGGCCATGCCATTCGTCGAGAGGATGTTTCGGGTCGAGAACGAGAGAATGATGCAGACGCTTAAAACTTACGCCGAAGCGAACCCGGCCTGAGGTCTCGCGCGGACATTGACCCACCTGAAACGCCCGGTCGACCGCACCTTGTCCTGGATCACGCTGCCTCAACACGTCCCGCATGGTATTTCGTCCCTGAACCTTTCGAGCCCGTTTTGAGACCCAAAATGAGATCGGTCTCAACGCGCACCCTGTCCCGCATCCTGTGGCTCCCTCGCCACGCTGGCCCGAAAAGAACAAAACATGCCCAAAGAGCAGCCGAATTGCCCTGATATGCCCTCTTTTTAGACAGAACAATGATCGCTGATAACCGGCCAGCATGATAGATTAGTTTGATATTTTACTGTGATATTAGTGTGAGCAACACATGAAGCGCCGAGCATATTTGCGGGCGATTGTTCAAATTACGTTATTCGCTGCTCTGGCGCCTCCCGCGCTGGCGGCGCCAGAACAAATTGGCCTCGCGGTCGTCGTTCGGAACGACGTTTCACAGGTTGAGCCAACAATTTCCAAGATCATCTCCGGAGACGACATTGTCCGGGACGAACTCGTCCGTACCAATACGGATAGTAGTGCAAAATTCGTGCTGCGTGACAGCACCAACTTGCTGTTGGGTCCGAACTCCACGTTGAAGCTCGATCGAGCCGTTTTTGCCGGCGAAAAAGGCGTTGGTGATGTCGCCGTAAAGCTCACGCTCGGGTCATTCCGATTCATCACAGGCAATTTGGCCAAAGAGTCTTACGCAATCAACACGCCGCTGGCGACGCTCGGCGTGCGAGGAACGACACTCGACTTCCTGGTCCAACGATTGAAAAACACCGTGGTCCTCAAGGAAGGCCAGGCCCATGTTTGCGCAGGCGGCAATTGTATCGAATTAACGAAGGTCGGCGAGGCGGCCGTCATAACTTCGAGCGGCGGACGAATTGAGATCGTGCTGCAATCGTCATCGTCCTGGTCATTCGATGCGTCTTGCGGTGGCATGTGCAGCCAAACCACTTTTGCGCAGGCTGAAGACTCCCTGACGACGGGCAGTATCGGCGGAGCGGGTAGCGGTGGCGGCAGCGGTGGTCCTACCGGCGTTCAACCTGCAACCGGCGGTGCAAACACCGGCGGCGGTGGCTTTCCAAGTGGTCCGAATTCTACCCCCAACGGCGGCCAAAATTTACTCATCGGTGGCGGGATTGGCAGCGCCAGCTTTTCGTCGGTCAGTCCGCACTGAGGGTGGCCTCAGCATCCCCTGCAGATCGATTTGATCATCTTCGCCACCCGCTGATCTTCCTGGTCGACCGCAGGGTTCCCGGTGCCTAGCGGCGGCCCTTTTTCCTTTCCGGCGCCAACGCCACCGGATGACGAAAGAGCCGTGCCGGCAGAATTGGTGCCGGGTGCGTTCGGACTGGTGCCGAAGGCGCCTCCGGGCGTGGAGGAATGATGCGATCCCATGCCACCGCCGCGACTAAACGCGGCGGTTGAAAAACCCACGCAAAGCGCAACGCAAAGGATGGATAATCTTTTCATGGCCGTATCCCGGAATGCACAGAGCAAAGGGGCGTTGTTCGCCTGAGGTTCCGAACGTATCAGCTTTTGATCGTTATCCGAAGTAACGGCTTCGCGCGATCGGGATCAGGTCGTGTATCTCGCGGCTCGACGGGCCATCACCAGTTACGCGTTTTCACTGCCGGGCAAAATGACGATCCCGGCGATCGACCCCTCACTTTCGTGCAGGGCCCACATGGGTATGCGCATGCACACTCCGGTTCGCTTCGTCACACGTCTGTGAAAATGGGAGCTTTCTTCAAACTTGCAAAAGCGCTCGGCCCGCGATCAGCGCCGGCCCCAGAGGACGGCCGCCCAGAGACGCTCGTGGAGATAGTACCAGGCGATCTTGGTGATGATCTCCAGGCCGGCGATCGATCCCGCAATCTGAACCTTGCCTGTCATGAACCAGCTGATCGCGAACGTATCCAGTGTCCCCAAGGTCCGCCAACTGACGGCCTTCAGGACCGATCTCGTATGTGTTTCTACTCCGCGGAATAAAGCCACCCGATTCGTCTCCCTGGCCCAGTCGATGGCAAACCTAACACGCCGTCGCCCTGCGCGCGGCGCGCTCCGTCATGCGCACAATGTAAAAATTGCACGCTCGACAATGGACATGGCACGCGATTGCGTGCATTTTGCTGAAGGAAATCAGACAAACTCTTTGATCAGGTTGAATAATAACGATGCGTCCTGCAGCAGACGCTGTGTTGTGGCGCGGCCGTTGCAAACAAGGATTACAATGAGGGCCTTTTTCATATTCATGGCGCTTTGCGTGCTGTGCGAAACCGCAACCGCTCAAACGCCGGAATGCAAATCGATACCGAATCCTGCCGCCAGACTGGCATGCTACGATAGAACTGCTCCGGCTGTTGCGACATCGGCGGCTTCGCAGCCGGTCATGCGCGCTTCTCCGGCTGCGAAAGTCGACGGTACAGGATACGTGGACTCGATCAGCCGGGAAGACGCGATCATGAACGAGCGGATAAGAGGCATCTGTCGCGGCTGCTGAGCCTGTGGGGCTCGCGAACACGGGAACATTTGCACTGATAGCCAAGTTTCGAACAGTAGCTAACCCGGAAAAATGGTCCATTTGCCTTCCTGATGAACCTCCTAGCGTCCCTCCCCACCGTTATTGGAACTGCGGCTATCGCGCCTGCGCTGCTGATCTTGTGGCTTGTCATCGCCGCAAACGAGCGGTCGGGTCCCGCGCCCAAAATCTGGACCGCGTTCCTGCTCGGGGCCGCCAGCATTTCCCTGCTGGGAATTGCGCGCGCGCCGTTCCTGCGGATCCTCGCGGCGCCCGAGAATCCCTGGCTTGCACAGGTATTGCATTCGATATTCGGCGTTGCCCTGCCGGAGGAGACCGTCAAAATCCTGGTTATCGTCGCGGTCTCGGCATGGCGGCGGCCGCTCGCGGACCCGATGGATACCGTGGTCTATGGTGCGGCGGCCGGTCTCGGCTTTGCCGCTTACGAAAACCTCGCTTATCTCGTGCAGCATGCCGACATGTGGCGTGCGCTGGCGGCGTTGCGCAGCGTCCTGACCGTGCCGTTCCACGGCGCGCTTGGCATCATCGCCGGCGCTTATCTCGCGATCGCGCGCTCCGGCACCGCACTTGGCGCGCACCGGCACAACCGCGACTGGGCACGCATCTCGAGCCGGCTCCTGGTTCTGTTCGCGCCGGTTGGACTGCACGCGGCCTTCGATTTTCCGCTGCTGACGCTGCAGCAAAACCCGGACATCGGTTCAACCACCCGGCTCATTCTGGGCTCGGCGAGCGTGCTGATCGGCTTCAGTTCGATCGCATTTGCGGTACGGCTGGTGCGGCGCGTCGGCCGCCATCACGCCCCTCGCACCGAAACCGCGCGCGAACGGTTGGCCCAATTGCGGCGAATGTGGGCGTTACTGGTGGTGGGCAGCGGCGCGGGATTTGTCGGACTCGCCTTTGTGCTGACGTCGATCCACCACTGGTTTGTCAATCCCGAACGCAACGTATCGCTCGTCATCCCCATCGGTTTGGTATCGATCACGATCGGCATCGCGCTACTGGTGGTGACCATGGCGATCTATATTCTCGGCCGCAACCGGATCCGCGGGACATCGCAGGGCTTTTCATCGGCGTCCGGTCAGGGATAGACTTGCGAGCCATTTGATCAGGATCAAGACTCGAGACCTAGCTTTGGGCTTGGCTCGCCTTTCGCTCTAACAGCGCCGCACACAAATCCGACCCGCGGCACTGACGCACTATCATTCCAGATCGTTTTGCAGTGCCGGCATCGGGAGATTCCAATGACCCTTCCCCAAGACATCACCAATATGCAATCCAAAGTGAGCGCCGCGGTCCGCGAACACTGGCAGGCTTTCCTGTTTGAAGGCATCCTGCTCGTGGTGCTGGGGCTCGCCGCGATGATCGTGCCGCCGCTTGCGAGTCTCGCCGTCACCATTTTTCTCGGCTGGATGTTCCTGATCAGCGGCATCGCGGGGCTCGCGCTGACGTTCTGGGCGCGGCAAATGCCGGGCTTCTGGTGGTCGCTGATTTCGGCGGTGCTGGCCATTGGCGCCGGCATCATCCTACTGGCGCGGCCGGTCCAGGGCACGCTGACGCTGACCATCGTGGTCGGCGCCTATTTCCTCGCCGAAGGCGTCGCCACCATCATGTACGCTCTGGAGCATCGCCGCGAGTTGTCGGAGCGATGGTCGTGGCTGCTGGTAGCCGGCCTGATGGATATTCTGATTGCCGCCATCATCATCGCGGGGTTGCCGGGATCGGCGCTCTGGGCCGTCGGCCTCCTGGTCGGCATCAATCTGTTGTTCGGCGGCGCGACATTGATTGGAATGGCGCTCGCAGCACGTAAAAGTTGATCGACAACGCGTTGATTGACGGCGCGCCGATTAGCAGCCGCGGCAGATGCTCTTGATCTTGCGGTCGAGGGCGGCGTCCTCTTTGTTGACCGGATTGTTCGGGTCGCTCAGGTTTTTCTCTGAAGGCACCTGATCGGCGCGTGGCTGGCGGTGGCCGATCGGAGCCTCACGCGTCGTTCCGGATAAATTTGGAGAGGAGGTCGAAGATCCCGGGCTTCCAGTCTGGGCCATCGCCACAGACCCCAGGGTCAGGAACACCATTGTTGTGATCAGCCTTCGCATTTGAATCCTCCACCGCAGAGAAACGCACTTGATCTTGGCGGCTCAGGTTCTGACTTCTTCCGTCCGTCAGTCACGACTTCAGGGGATAGATGTGAACATCGCCGCAGTAATCAACGACACGATAGCGTGATTCCGGAACCGGTTCACCTTTTCTTGGAAAAGAATCCGGCCCTGAGAGAACCTCTATCGGCGACAGGTAATTCGGGCCGACCGGCGCTTTGCCGTGGCCACCGGGAATGTCGAGCACGTAATCCGGCTGACACAATCCGGATACCCGCCCCCGCAGCGCACGCATCAGCTCCTGACCGTGTGCCAGCGTCGTGCGCAGATGCGCCGTGCCCGGAGCGAGATCACCGTGGTGCAGGTAATAGGGTTTGATCCGGCATTCGACGAAGGCACGCATCAGCGCTTCGAGCGTTGCGGCATCGTCATTGACACCGCGGAGCAGCACCGACTGGCTCACCATGGGAATGCCGGCATCGATCATGCGGGCACACGCGGCACGTGCATTGCTGGTCAACTCCTTCTCATGATTGGCGTGCAGCGCAACCCAAGTCGTTGCGCCCTCCACCTTTAATGCTGCGACCATCTCATCGTTGACGCGCGCGGGGTCGGCGACCGGCACGCGGGTATGAAGCCGGACGATCTTGACGTGATCGATCGCGGCCAGGTCCGCCATGATTTCGGCGAGCCGCCGCGGTGACAGCATCAGCGGATCGCCGCCGGTCAGGATGACTTCCCAGACTTCAGGGCGCGCGCGGATATAGTCGAGCCCGGCGCGATAGGCGGTGTTTGAGAGCGCAGTCGCCTTGCCGGGGCCGACCATTTCGCGGCGAAAACAGAAACGGCAATACACCGCGCAAACATGAACCAGCTTGAACAGCACCCGATCGGGGTAGCGATGCACGATGCCGGCGACCGGCGAATGCGTGTGATCACCGATCGGATCGGCATCCTCGCCGGGCGCCGTCACCAACTCCGCAGCGTTCGGAATGAATTGACGCGCGATCGGATCGTCGGGATCGCCGGGGTCGATCAAGGCAGCAATGTCCGCCGTCACCGCGACCGCATAGCGCGCGGCGACCTTCTCCAGATCGGCGAGCTGTGCCGCCGGCGCAAGGCCGCGATCGACGAGCTCGGCGGGCGCGCGCAACGTTGCAGCCGGTTTAAAACCCATCTTGCTCATGACTCACCTGCCGGCGGCGTCCACACGACCTGATCGATCCTGGTGGCGCCGCTTGCCAGCATCACCAGCCGGTCGAAGCCGAGCGCGACGCCGCTGGCTTCCGGCATCGCAGCCACCGCGTCGAGAAACTCTTCATCGAGCGGATAACGCTCGCCATAGCGCCGCTGCTTTTCCTCCATGGCCGACGCAAAGCGGCGGCGCTGCTCCACCGCGTCGGTCAATTCGCCGAAGCCGTTCGCCAGTTCAACGCCGCAGGCATAGACTTCGAAGCGTTCGGCGACGCGCGGATCGGCTTTCTTTGCGCGCGCCAGCGCCGCTTCCGGCACCGGGTATTCAAACAACACCGTCAGACGCCCCTCGCCCAGCCTCGGCTCGACGTGCTCAACCAGCACCTTGCTGAAGATGTCCGACCAAGTGTCGTCCTCAGTGATCCGCACCCGCCCCTTGGCCGCCACCGCCAGCGCCGCGCCATCGCCCTCGCCGTCGGTGATGGTTGCCAGCAGATCGATACCCGCGAACCGCTCGAATGCCGCCGCCACCGTCAGCAGTTCCGGTTCGGCAAAGGGATCGGCGGTCTTGCCGCGGAATGAAAAGCGCCCGATGCCGGTTGCCTGCGCGGCATGGGCGATCACCGCCACGCTGTCGGCCATGATGGCGTCGTAGGCTGCCTCCGCCCGATACCACTCCAGCATGGTGAATTCGGGCAGGTGCAGATCGCCGCGTTCGCGGTCGCGAAACACGCGCGCGAACTCGAAAATCTTCGGCTCGCCTGCCGCCAGTAACTTCTTGCAGGCGAACTCCGGCGAGGTTCGCAAGTAGCGCACCGCCCGTCCGCCATCGGCGCCCGCAAGCTCGGTACGGGGCGCATGCAGGTGAGTTTCATTGCCAGGGGAAACCTGCAAAATGCCGGTTTCGACCTCCGTAAAACCCTGCTCCTCGAACCATGCCCGGACAGCCCTGGTGACCGCGCCGCGCGCGGTCAGGAACGGCCGGATATCGGCGTGCCGCGTGGCCGACCACCATGGCGAAAGCTGATGGTTTTCAGCCATCAGTGAGCCTGTAAACCGCTGGCATTGAGTGACAAAATCAGTATGTTGCAGCCCGAAACCGCTTCGCTGGCCTCGGGACGCCCATGTTCCGGTCGGTCCCGGGCCAGAATATCAGGAAAAACAGCTTTGAGAGTCATCGCCAGTTCTATTCGCAAGGGCAACGTCATCGAGCAAGACGGCAAGCTTTATGTGGTTTTGACCGCCGAGAACATCCACCCCGGCAAGGGAACACCGGTCAGCCAGATTGAAATGCGCCGAATCAGCGACGGGGTCAAAATCTCCGAGCGCTACAAGACCACCGACCAGGTGGAGAAGGCGACCATCGAGGACCAGAACTTCAACTACCTCTACAAGGATGCCGACGGCTTCCACTTCATGAACAACGATAATTACGATCAGGTTCAGGTGCCCGAGGACATCATCGGCAGCGCCGCACCGTATTTGCAGGAGAACATGACCGTGAAGCTTTCACTTCACGGGCTCGTTCCGGTGGCGATCCAGATGCCGCAGCGCGCGACGCTGGAAGTTGTGGAAACCGAGCCGGTCACCAAGGGCCAGACCGCATCGTCATCCTATAAGCCTGCTATTCTTTCCAATGGTGTTCGCACCGCCGTGCCTCCGCACATCGGTGCGGGAACGCGGATCGTGGTGATGACCGAAGACGGCTCTTACGTCGAGCGCGCAAAGGACTAGGCATCGTCGGACATGCTTCGGGGGCGGTTCAGAACCAAAACTGTCTGCCGCCCTTTTATCCGGCTCGTTGCGCCAGCGCTGGCATCGTTCCTGCTGCTGATGGCCGGCAAGTCCAACCTGTTCGCCGACGAATTCAGGACGCCGTCGATCTCTGCCGTACATGTCGAATGGCGTGCGGTCCTTGATCAGCTCCGATCCGAGATCGGCACCCGGCCTGCTGTCGCGCCAAGCTTTACGTTTGCAGCTCGACGCCGGATTGCTGCGTCCGATCCGCGTTCGACGCCGGCGCTGGTGCAATTAAACGCCGTAACTGCGCCGATTTTCCCAGGAATCGGGCGGAGCCCGGTTCCGGTGCTGCTGCCCTTCGATACCGCGGCCTTTCTCGACGCGCGGTCGCGCGGCGTGCCGGACAGCCTTTCGCTGGCGCAC is part of the Bradyrhizobium canariense genome and encodes:
- a CDS encoding VOC family protein — its product is MRYLHTMLRVRNLDAALKFYQDALGLKEVRRVDNDKAKFTLVFLCAAEDEGLLKQSKGRGAPLVELTYNWDEEKYGEDRYFGHLAYEVDDIYATCDRLMKLGITINRPPRDGQMAFVRSPDLHSIELLQKGDAKPPAEPWTSMPNTGHW
- a CDS encoding glutathione S-transferase family protein, coding for MPDDKGQITIWGRANSVNVQKVLWCLRELDLAYERIDAGMAFGRNHEPEYLAMNPNARVPTLVDGDFVLWESNSVMRYLALAYRQDSPIYPQAPKRRAAVDRWLDWTLSTVQPVDRPVFWALVRTPAEQRDMVAIQKDVDAEAVVWQVADAQLATRRFIEGDDFTLADIAIGAYARRWLGVQGVSKPALPHLERWFAQLADRPGFQQFVAPPMS
- a CDS encoding porin; translated protein: MRTIFLAVLVATLSASMALADPPRRAKSDNAVPPGKLLPVKGAGAANSCAAFGPGFVKVDGTDTCVKVGGAVSIEAGGSMGPR
- a CDS encoding PilZ domain-containing protein, with protein sequence MAAANRKREARKSLRQSGWITLDGGFAARPCVVQDMSSSGAKITVDDGSALSSQLRLAFSRDARTGRRCEVVWRQGKSLGVKFVQ
- a CDS encoding outer membrane protein, which gives rise to MKNLFLASVAIVAISTAASAADLAPYTKAPAPIINPGVNWSGFYIGAMGGYGWSDHVRASIGGLTATGSTNDINGGFGGGTIGYNWQMSQWVFGLEADAAGADISDSDTALGVTLTEKVDAFGSATGRIGYAVGPALFYAKGGYAWADNKISASAVGFGTVFSESHFHSGWTVGGGLEYMFAPNWSGKVEYMYADYSNETYLGAFVPGGIGFGAAFHTVKAGINYHFGGPVVARY
- a CDS encoding SRPBCC family protein, encoding MDIELKFEADIHASTNRVFSLLADLRDYDRWLPKSSAFHGTVAISEGPMAVGTTYVEPGPFGTRHGTVAIMDRSTRLAFEQPMTLRPRALGVIGIKLLHTLTPDGSSVHLVRELTLSPQGPIKLAMPFVERMFRVENERMMQTLKTYAEANPA
- a CDS encoding FecR family protein, yielding MKRRAYLRAIVQITLFAALAPPALAAPEQIGLAVVVRNDVSQVEPTISKIISGDDIVRDELVRTNTDSSAKFVLRDSTNLLLGPNSTLKLDRAVFAGEKGVGDVAVKLTLGSFRFITGNLAKESYAINTPLATLGVRGTTLDFLVQRLKNTVVLKEGQAHVCAGGNCIELTKVGEAAVITSSGGRIEIVLQSSSSWSFDASCGGMCSQTTFAQAEDSLTTGSIGGAGSGGGSGGPTGVQPATGGANTGGGGFPSGPNSTPNGGQNLLIGGGIGSASFSSVSPH
- a CDS encoding DUF2061 domain-containing protein encodes the protein MALFRGVETHTRSVLKAVSWRTLGTLDTFAISWFMTGKVQIAGSIAGLEIITKIAWYYLHERLWAAVLWGRR
- a CDS encoding PrsW family glutamic-type intramembrane protease encodes the protein MNLLASLPTVIGTAAIAPALLILWLVIAANERSGPAPKIWTAFLLGAASISLLGIARAPFLRILAAPENPWLAQVLHSIFGVALPEETVKILVIVAVSAWRRPLADPMDTVVYGAAAGLGFAAYENLAYLVQHADMWRALAALRSVLTVPFHGALGIIAGAYLAIARSGTALGAHRHNRDWARISSRLLVLFAPVGLHAAFDFPLLTLQQNPDIGSTTRLILGSASVLIGFSSIAFAVRLVRRVGRHHAPRTETARERLAQLRRMWALLVVGSGAGFVGLAFVLTSIHHWFVNPERNVSLVIPIGLVSITIGIALLVVTMAIYILGRNRIRGTSQGFSSASGQG
- a CDS encoding HdeD family acid-resistance protein, yielding MTLPQDITNMQSKVSAAVREHWQAFLFEGILLVVLGLAAMIVPPLASLAVTIFLGWMFLISGIAGLALTFWARQMPGFWWSLISAVLAIGAGIILLARPVQGTLTLTIVVGAYFLAEGVATIMYALEHRRELSERWSWLLVAGLMDILIAAIIIAGLPGSALWAVGLLVGINLLFGGATLIGMALAARKS
- a CDS encoding lysine-2,3-aminomutase-like protein — translated: MGFKPAATLRAPAELVDRGLAPAAQLADLEKVAARYAVAVTADIAALIDPGDPDDPIARQFIPNAAELVTAPGEDADPIGDHTHSPVAGIVHRYPDRVLFKLVHVCAVYCRFCFRREMVGPGKATALSNTAYRAGLDYIRARPEVWEVILTGGDPLMLSPRRLAEIMADLAAIDHVKIVRLHTRVPVADPARVNDEMVAALKVEGATTWVALHANHEKELTSNARAACARMIDAGIPMVSQSVLLRGVNDDAATLEALMRAFVECRIKPYYLHHGDLAPGTAHLRTTLAHGQELMRALRGRVSGLCQPDYVLDIPGGHGKAPVGPNYLSPIEVLSGPDSFPRKGEPVPESRYRVVDYCGDVHIYPLKS